The genomic stretch TGCTGACGTCGTCGGCTACTCGCGCCTCATGGAGGCAGACGAAACGGGCACTCTCGCGGCACTCAGAGTGCGGCGAAAGGGGATCGTCGAGCCGATTGTCCGTGAGAATGGTGGCCGAATTGTCAAGTTCATGGGCGATGGTGTGCTTGTGGAGTTCGCAAGCGCAGTGAATGCCTTGAGATGCGCCCTCGACATGCAGAAGCGGATGGCCGAGTCCAATGAAAATCTGGCTGATCGCAAAAGGATCGTGTTGCGAATTGGGGTAAATCTTGGCGAGGTAGTTGGTGAGGGGTCAGACATTTTTGGCGATGGGGTGAACATCGCCGCTCGCCTGGAAGGTTTGTCGGAGCCGGGTGGCATCTGCATTTCCGGAAAGGTTTATGACGAAATTCGGGGCAAACTCGACGTCTCAGCCATAGACATGGGCGAGGTTGCGCTCAAGAACATTACTCGGCCGGTAAGAGCCTTCCGCATCACGTCTGGGATTACCGCAAGACGGCTAGTCGAGTCGCGGGAACCTGTCGATAGCCGGCCGTCGATTGGAGTTCTGCCGTTCACCAACATGAGTGGCGATCAGGAGCAGGAGTACTTCGCCGACGGCATCACAGAGGACATTATCACCGAACTGGCGCGAAATCGTGGGCTGTTCGTGATCGCACGGAATTCGTCCTTTACGTTCAAGGGGAGCTCCGTAGACATCGCCGACGTCGGCCGAAAGCTCGGCGTGCGCTATGTTGTCGAGGGCAGCGTCCGCAAAGACGGCAAGCGTGTGCGCATCACAGCCCAGTTGATAGAGGCAGTAACTGGGAGCCACGTCTGGGCGGAGCGTTATGATCGTGACTTGGAAGATATCTTTGCCGTTCAAGACGAGGTGACCAGAAGCATCGTCGCGGCCGTTCCGGGGTATGTTGAATCCGACGTCGTGAAAGCATCACGGAGCAAGCCTACCGAAAGCTTGGGCGCGTATGATCGCTATCTGCGCGGCTTAGTAATCACAAACCGCTGGCGCAATGACGACATCCCCCAGGCCATAGCGGAATTCGAAAGCGCAGTGAAACTGGACCCAACGTTCGCCCGCGCTCATGCTCTGTTGGGCCAGGCGCACCTGCGTGTCTACTGGCAAACACTGGCCCCGCTCGCGTTGCAATCAGCAAACCAAGAAACTGAACTCGCCGTGCGACTCGACGGCGAGGATAGTAGGTGCTTGGGTATTCGGGGGGCGTGTCTTATGCTCAACAGGAACTTCGGCGAGGCGTCTGAAACTTTCCAACGTGCCCTCCAACTGACACCTGATGACGCCGATCTCAATGACATAGTGGCGTACTACCTGCTTTGCTCGGGACAGGCGAGCGAGGCTATCGAGAGATCGCTCAAAACTATCCGCGTCAGTCCGCTGTTCCTTCCGGGATCTCTCCGTGAGACTATGGGCATGGCATTCATGATGACGCGACAGTACGAGGAGGCGATAAAGTCTTTCGCCACTATCAGCAGCCCCTATTACTATATCCACGTTTATATGGCCGGATGCCTGGCGAAGCTCGGGCGTCTCGATGAAGCGCGGGCGCAAGGCCGTCTGGCAAACGAACTCAAACCAGATTGGCCTAGTGTCGATTGGGGCTATCAGTACACAGGAGAAGAATATAGGGAGCACGAGCGCGAACTGGCCCACCTGGCGATGGACGCCCTGGTGGACCGACCTTAAGCGCCGGTCTGACTTCCCCGTCGGGTCAATCGCGATCGGAGTCTAGCCAGCAGCAAGTCCGGCCGTGCCCGATATGCCGGCCCAAAGCGGAAGTAAATACAGAACACTCGCGGCCTCCACGACGCACGCGATTCAAGCGCCCGAACCGGAGCTACGAAACTTTGATCCAATGTCGCCGTTGGCTAAAGTGGCGTCCTTCGCAATTGTGCCGAGCTGCGATTAAAGTTCGAGCAGAT from Mesorhizobium sp. NZP2077 encodes the following:
- a CDS encoding adenylate/guanylate cyclase domain-containing protein, with the translated sequence MNQATAQRRLAAILVADVVGYSRLMEADETGTLAALRVRRKGIVEPIVRENGGRIVKFMGDGVLVEFASAVNALRCALDMQKRMAESNENLADRKRIVLRIGVNLGEVVGEGSDIFGDGVNIAARLEGLSEPGGICISGKVYDEIRGKLDVSAIDMGEVALKNITRPVRAFRITSGITARRLVESREPVDSRPSIGVLPFTNMSGDQEQEYFADGITEDIITELARNRGLFVIARNSSFTFKGSSVDIADVGRKLGVRYVVEGSVRKDGKRVRITAQLIEAVTGSHVWAERYDRDLEDIFAVQDEVTRSIVAAVPGYVESDVVKASRSKPTESLGAYDRYLRGLVITNRWRNDDIPQAIAEFESAVKLDPTFARAHALLGQAHLRVYWQTLAPLALQSANQETELAVRLDGEDSRCLGIRGACLMLNRNFGEASETFQRALQLTPDDADLNDIVAYYLLCSGQASEAIERSLKTIRVSPLFLPGSLRETMGMAFMMTRQYEEAIKSFATISSPYYYIHVYMAGCLAKLGRLDEARAQGRLANELKPDWPSVDWGYQYTGEEYREHERELAHLAMDALVDRP